One part of the Cupriavidus oxalaticus genome encodes these proteins:
- a CDS encoding thioredoxin fold domain-containing protein — protein sequence MKISFERKPKDFVRIEPDGSLSSFFAGTGHMKALSRVRLTSANEASLNAFSVASARPGDTSQDDAATAPYAIVFVTEDAGEKLRILERFQSHEDAERAHGLIVRAFHRRSFVERLKARLRTLGLYVGVPLLVLGMYSSIATLATAKSQSPELTAAILAEANRIAAPTALPSTPTSHASPVASTDGQISVSPVLFTKGTPSIYVFSDPKCPACRAVEPAIQELARHQPVVVLPVAYKPGSDEVAVDALCRGDSKQQAAAWGDAMAVDVRGKESTLNEELFQKQGRAPELCAKGKEWLEKNRQAFEAMGLTQTPSVVNADGQLLDLNDLVKQYR from the coding sequence ATGAAGATCTCGTTTGAGCGAAAGCCGAAGGATTTTGTGCGCATCGAGCCGGATGGCTCCCTCTCATCATTCTTCGCCGGTACCGGGCATATGAAGGCGTTGTCGCGTGTTCGGTTGACCTCGGCGAATGAAGCGTCGCTGAATGCCTTCTCTGTCGCTTCCGCCAGGCCCGGGGACACTTCGCAAGACGATGCAGCTACCGCGCCTTACGCCATCGTTTTCGTTACGGAGGATGCGGGCGAAAAGCTGCGCATTCTCGAAAGGTTCCAATCGCACGAGGACGCCGAGCGTGCACATGGACTCATCGTCAGAGCATTCCATCGCCGCTCGTTCGTGGAGCGGCTGAAAGCAAGGCTGCGCACGCTGGGGCTATACGTCGGTGTTCCGCTGCTTGTCCTTGGCATGTACAGCAGTATCGCAACTCTCGCTACCGCGAAATCTCAATCACCAGAGCTGACTGCCGCGATCCTTGCCGAAGCAAACCGAATCGCCGCGCCTACCGCGCTGCCTTCTACGCCGACTTCCCATGCCTCGCCCGTTGCGAGCACGGACGGGCAGATTTCTGTAAGCCCGGTCCTCTTTACGAAAGGCACGCCATCGATCTACGTCTTTTCCGACCCGAAATGCCCCGCATGCAGAGCGGTTGAGCCCGCTATCCAGGAGCTTGCCCGGCATCAACCGGTTGTCGTCCTACCCGTTGCCTACAAGCCCGGGTCGGATGAAGTGGCTGTCGATGCGCTGTGCCGGGGGGATTCGAAGCAGCAGGCAGCGGCATGGGGGGACGCGATGGCGGTCGACGTTCGCGGTAAGGAAAGCACGTTGAACGAAGAGCTGTTTCAGAAGCAGGGTCGTGCCCCCGAGTTGTGCGCAAAGGGGAAGGAATGGCTTGAAAAGAACCGCCAGGCGTTTGAAGCGATGGGACTCACGCAAACGCCATCGGTGGTCAACGCAGACGGTCAGCTGCTGGATCTGAATGACCTGGTGAAGCAGTATCGATGA
- a CDS encoding YcbK family protein, whose translation MPSVLWLRRGKDQARIDFATPEGYRAAAYLLRDVQAGFTGSPHPALLRLLAWEQAWLSAYGYTIPFVVHSGCRVVSTNSREGGVQNSRHLPNQMGVFRAVDFSTREISAEYLGRLAYLARQGGVGFYTQRDFVHNDVDERVRTWRAR comes from the coding sequence ATGCCTTCTGTTCTGTGGCTGCGCCGCGGCAAGGACCAGGCGCGCATCGACTTCGCTACGCCTGAGGGATATCGTGCTGCGGCGTACCTACTCCGGGACGTCCAGGCCGGCTTTACTGGTAGCCCGCATCCTGCGCTGCTTCGGCTGCTGGCCTGGGAGCAGGCGTGGCTGTCGGCCTACGGTTACACGATCCCGTTTGTCGTCCACTCCGGATGCCGCGTGGTTTCCACCAATAGCCGCGAAGGTGGGGTTCAGAATTCGCGGCACTTGCCGAATCAGATGGGAGTGTTCCGGGCCGTAGATTTCAGCACCCGCGAGATCTCTGCTGAATATCTGGGGCGCTTGGCCTATCTGGCGCGGCAGGGCGGGGTTGGGTTCTACACCCAGAGGGACTTCGTACACAACGACGTCGATGAGCGTGTGAGGACATGGAGGGCACGATAG
- a CDS encoding bactofilin family protein: MQSNPPILTRILLSAGIVRKKPAELPMKSIQDAERQQGRTPLAASPHAAQPEAGKALVPAIPTKVKIPGVDGTEVVHTLIPASMTVVGEIEIGENVVFQGPVRGNITVTGDHQVILTHTSSVHGNIRGKAVIVSCQVEGDIEAERVILTEAAAVRGDIRYSTLAMAEGARLDGKLTMVIPNVVAEHSANPDPVKELGIDLGANARVEMHRDEGGETTNVSELRPTAAVRTA, translated from the coding sequence ATGCAAAGCAATCCTCCCATCCTCACGCGCATCCTCCTATCTGCGGGCATCGTACGCAAGAAGCCCGCGGAACTGCCGATGAAATCGATCCAGGATGCAGAGCGCCAGCAAGGGCGCACGCCGCTCGCTGCGTCGCCGCATGCCGCTCAGCCGGAAGCGGGCAAGGCGCTCGTTCCGGCGATCCCGACCAAGGTGAAGATTCCAGGCGTGGATGGAACAGAGGTAGTCCACACGCTGATACCCGCCTCAATGACCGTTGTCGGTGAAATCGAGATTGGCGAGAACGTCGTCTTTCAAGGCCCTGTCCGCGGCAACATTACTGTCACTGGTGATCACCAGGTCATCCTGACTCACACATCAAGCGTGCATGGGAACATCCGGGGGAAGGCGGTCATCGTCAGTTGCCAGGTAGAAGGTGACATCGAAGCCGAGCGCGTGATTCTCACCGAGGCAGCAGCCGTGCGAGGCGACATTCGGTACAGCACGCTGGCAATGGCAGAAGGCGCACGACTCGACGGGAAACTGACCATGGTGATTCCGAATGTCGTCGCCGAGCATTCTGCCAACCCAGACCCCGTCAAGGAACTGGGCATCGATCTCGGTGCGAATGCGCGGGTTGAAATGCATCGGGACGAAGGCGGCGAGACCACCAACGTGAGCGAGCTGCGCCCCACAGCGGCAGTGCGGACGGCATGA